The Pseudonocardia sp. HH130630-07 DNA window AGGTCGGCCCGGATGCCGGTCATCCGCCGCTCCCGGTCGCCGGTGACCGCGCCGCGCTCCGGGCGCCGACCGCGTCCCGCGCCGCCTCCCGGCCGAACACCAGCGAGCGCAGCACCGAGGTCGCCCCCGGGTACTTGCGGTGGTAGACGCCGGTCATCTCCCCGGCCGCCCAGAGCCCGTCGATCCGGTTGCCGTCGCCGTCGAGTACCCGGGCGGCGGTGTCGACCGCGATCCCGCCGAAGGTGAAGCACACGGCGGTCGCGACCGGGTAGGCCACGAACGGCGGCTCGGCGACGGCCCGGGCCCAGTTCGACTTCGGCGGCCGGACCCCGGTGGTGGCCAGACCGTCGGCGACGGTCGGGTCGAAGCCGGGTTCGCCGTCCGGCACACCGGCGTTGTAGGCGGCGACGGTGGCCGCCAGCGCCGTCTCGTCGACGTCGAGCACCCGGGCCAGCTCGGCCAGGGTGTCGCAGCGGTAGGGCGGCTGGTCGGACAGCACGGCCCTGGCGAAGCCCGGCAGCTCCGGGAGCCTGCGGTCCCCGACGAGGTAGGAGATGTTGCCGGGCTGGGCGAAGATCGCCCGGCAGACGTCCTCGTAGATCTCGTCGACGGTGCTCGACGCCTCGTCGACGAACCGCTCGCCGTCGGCGTTGACCAGGATCCCGTACGGGAAGGTCATGACGACCGGCTCGGCGATCCGCGATCGCGGGTCCACCGGCTCGCCGTGGAAGTTGCCCCACTCCCCGGCCGGCGCCGCGCCGGCGCCGATCGCCATCCCGATCCCCTCGCCGCGGTTGAACGTGCCGCCGCGGGCGACCGGCTTCAGGAACTCGGCGTTCTCGCCGAAGTGCTCGGTCATCAGCTGCGGGTTGCCCTCGTACCCGCCGCTGGCGAGGATCACCGCCGGTGCGCGCAGCTCCGCGGCGACGCCGCCGGGGCCGGTGGTCCGGAGCCCGACGACCCGGGTCGGGGAACCGTCGTCGCCGGTCAGGAGCTCGACGGCGGTCGTCTCGTAGCGGAACTCGACGCCGAGCCGTCCGGCGGCCTCGGCCAGGCGCTCGACGATCGCGCCGCCACCCCCGGCGATGCCGAGCCGGGGTCGCCGCGCGGTCAGGAAGAACATCGGGACCATCTCGAAGCGGACGCCGTGCCCGGCCAGCCACTCCAGGGTGTCCGGCGCCAGCTCGCGCAACCGCCGGACGTAGCCCGGGTCGGCGGCACCGCCGGTGAAGGCGGCGAAGTCGTCCTCGAAGCCGTCGGCGGGCCGGAGGTCCTCCCCCACCCGGAAGAAGGCGCTGGACCAGCGGGTGTTGCCGCCGCGCTCGGTCTCGCGGCTGCGCTCGAGGACGACGACGCGGGCGTCCGGCCGCTCCTCCTTCGCGCTGACCGCGGCGGCCAGCCCGGCCGCGCCGCAGCCGACGACCAGGACGTCGGCGTCCGGCTCAGGTACGCAGGGCGAACGGGTCACGGGTGGCACCCCCGATGTCGATCATGACGTTCTTGGTGGTCAGGTAGTCCTGCAGCGCGACCGTGCCGCGTTCGCGGCCGTGCCCGCTGTGCCCGAACCCGCCGAACGGCGCCTGCACCGCGACGGCGCGGTAGGTGTTGACCCAGACCGTCCCGGCCCGCAGTTCGCGGGTCATCCGCAGCGCGCGGTCGATGCTGCGCGTCCACACCCCGGCGGCGAGGCCGTAGCGGGTGCCGTTGGCGATCCGGACGGCGTGCTGCTCGTCGTCGAAGGGCATGACCGCCAGTACCGGTCCGAAGACCTCCTCCTGGGCCAGCCGCATGTCCGGGGTGACGTCGGCGAAGATCG harbors:
- a CDS encoding FAD-dependent oxidoreductase, whose protein sequence is MTRSPCVPEPDADVLVVGCGAAGLAAAVSAKEERPDARVVVLERSRETERGGNTRWSSAFFRVGEDLRPADGFEDDFAAFTGGAADPGYVRRLRELAPDTLEWLAGHGVRFEMVPMFFLTARRPRLGIAGGGGAIVERLAEAAGRLGVEFRYETTAVELLTGDDGSPTRVVGLRTTGPGGVAAELRAPAVILASGGYEGNPQLMTEHFGENAEFLKPVARGGTFNRGEGIGMAIGAGAAPAGEWGNFHGEPVDPRSRIAEPVVMTFPYGILVNADGERFVDEASSTVDEIYEDVCRAIFAQPGNISYLVGDRRLPELPGFARAVLSDQPPYRCDTLAELARVLDVDETALAATVAAYNAGVPDGEPGFDPTVADGLATTGVRPPKSNWARAVAEPPFVAYPVATAVCFTFGGIAVDTAARVLDGDGNRIDGLWAAGEMTGVYHRKYPGATSVLRSLVFGREAARDAVGARSAARSPATGSGG